The genomic window AGACGCCGGTCGCGCTGCAGTACGACACCGGCGACTTCCACACCCTGCTGAACCAAGCCAACGAGCTGGCCGACGTCGCCGGCTTTGCTGCGCGACGCACCGCCAGCGAAGCGCAGGGCAAGCTGCGTGGCATGGGCTATTCGAGCTACATCGAGGCCTGCGGCATTGCGCCGTCGAACATCGCCGGTGCGCTTGGTGCGCGCGCGGGCCTGTTCGAATGCGGCGAGATCCGGGTGCATCCGACCGGCAGCGTCACGGTGTTCACCGGCTCGCACAGCCACGGGCAAGGCCACGAAACGACCTTCGCGCAGGTCGTGGCGGCACGCCTGGGTATCCCGGTCGAAAATGTCGACGTGGTGCACGGCGACACCGGCCGCGTACCGTTCGGCATGGGCACTTATGGCTCGCGTTCGATCTCGGTCGGCGGCGCAGCCATCATGAAGGCGCTCGACAAGATCGAGACCAAGGCCAAGAAGATCGCTGCGCATTTGATGGAGGCCAGCGACGCCGACATCGAGTTCGCCAACGGCGAGTTCACCGTCAAGGGCACCGACAAGAAGATCCCGTTCGGGCAGGTGGCGTTGACGGCCTACGTGCCGCACAACTACCCGCTCGACAAGCTGGAGCCCGGGCTGGACGAAACCGCGTTTTACGATCCGACCAATTTCACTTTTCCGGCCGGTACCTACATCTGCGAAGTCGAAATCGATCGGCAGACCGGCGAGGTCAAGGTCGATCGCTTCACCGCGGTGGACGACTTCGGCACCATCATCAATCCGATGATCGTCGAGGGTCAGGTGCATGGTGGACTGGTGCAGGGCATCGGCCAGGCGCTGATGGAAAACTGCGTGTACGACAACGAAACCGGCCAGCTGCTTACCGGCAGTTTCATGGACTACGCGATGCCACGCGCCGAAGACTTTCCGCAGTTCACGCTTGCCACCCACTCCACGCCGTGCACCCACAACCCGCTGGGCACCAAGGGCTGCGGGGAAGCCGGCGCTATCGGTTCGCCGCCGGCCGTCATCAATGCCGTGCTGGACGCGCTGGCGCCGCTCGGCGTGATCGACTTCGACATGCCAGCATCGCCCCATCGCGTGTGGGAAGCAATGCAAAAGGGCAGCACCACTCCCACGCAACAACCGCAAACACCGTCGCTGGCTGGCAGCACCCAGGGCCGTCCGGTCGTCTGACCGCGGTCGTCATTCAAGGAAGAACACCATGTATCCATTCACCCTCGAAAAGCCGACCACGCTGGCCGATGCCGCCAAGCTCTCCAGCGCAGGTGCCAAGCCGTTGGCTGGCGGACAAACGCTGCTGGCGTCCATGAAGCTGCGGCTTTCGGCGCCCGAACAGCTGGCCGACCTGAGCGGCATCAAAGAGCTGACCGGTATCAAGAAAGACGGCGCCACCCTCACCATCGGCGCGATGTCGCGGCACCTCGATGTCGCCAACAACGCCGACGTCAAGGCGGCTTACCCGGCGCTTGCCGATCTGGCGTCGCGCATCGGCGACCGGCAGGTGCGTGCCATGGGCACGATCGGCGGATCGGTTGCCAACAACGATCCGGCGGCGTGCTACCCCAGCGTCGTCCTGGCGTCGGGCGCGACCATCGTCACCGACAAGCGCGAGATCGCAGCGGACGATTTCTTTCTCGGCATGTTCACTACGGCGCTCGAAGAAGGCGAACTCATCACCGCCTTCAAATTCCCGGTGCCCAAGCGCGCCTGCTATGAAAAGCTGCGGCAAAAGGCTTCGCACTTTCCGCTGGTCGGCGTCTTCGT from Variovorax sp. PAMC28562 includes these protein-coding regions:
- a CDS encoding FAD binding domain-containing protein — encoded protein: MYPFTLEKPTTLADAAKLSSAGAKPLAGGQTLLASMKLRLSAPEQLADLSGIKELTGIKKDGATLTIGAMSRHLDVANNADVKAAYPALADLASRIGDRQVRAMGTIGGSVANNDPAACYPSVVLASGATIVTDKREIAADDFFLGMFTTALEEGELITAFKFPVPKRACYEKLRQKASHFPLVGVFVAQYDSGVRVAITGAANGVFRHKGLEDALNKSFTAEAAAGVKIDSTDLNSDLHATAPYRANLISVLTQRAVTKALG